In Pangasianodon hypophthalmus isolate fPanHyp1 chromosome 29, fPanHyp1.pri, whole genome shotgun sequence, one genomic interval encodes:
- the prr36b gene encoding fibrous sheath CABYR-binding protein, protein MKPDGVDSGATEPMVALDADPVIQGEPLGEGQDQAPPASQTEEMEQGEPQTTETPAAATKPSKDKTADPKAKTKGATKTKTSTTGARPSTTQSRITNGVQKPPQANGVAKKTTTSAAAEKKTTSAASKKPVAAVGAVNTKTTSKTAEKKPIGSPKTTGTTQPAKKTSVNGEKAKPKPTASAPRPASANTTKPNTTSSPKTDKPPVSKTTRPATGTTASRPASAAPKSAAPATSKTPTTASKTTPSAAKTTTSTAKPSPAKTPSAARAPTTSTKSPTPNKKDASKPATPAAKKSTASPLTRPASTKTNKPDTQKAATTAKQESVSRKPSTPSKPAVESKTSKPKESKPTQSKEISAAMKTSSTKNSTAKAASPKKVVGSSTPMPVKRGPKPAHKEKEAEAPAVETAAAVEAMAVAAAATAAGTFIAVTDNESEVQSELLPESKPEVAPVVKLEVSPETKLEVAPEPKLEDAPEPKLEATPEPKLEDAPQPVSPLPLETESQLSTEIKSEHLPETMSELLPETKSELEPEPKSDLLLETESEFSPETMSELLLETKPALASEPRSEILLESESEFTPETMSELLLEPKPSLAPEPRSDILLESESEFTPETMSELLLETKPVVVPEPKLLLESELEYTSEHLLETMYEFAPEPQSELPLETESEFTSETKSELLLETESEFPSGPEHKSEPLLETEFEFAPEPKSELLLEKESEIAPEPKSEPLLETESETAPEPESEPLLETESEIAPEPESQLLFETKPETLPETIPEPTVESLIAAAVEDIAGDTQDIRSDTEEETPEEVVPQLAAQLNLEHPSAPSTLGTTVMSPPSSPTGESPTHVEPQISAALQDMYAASNPWAQNQPMFSSDITTENLEQEEIRVQEDLLTTMESAEEEAVDVGKPFNLRVEPDLLSSSHVEHFSSVSPTSPSMEKEEAVEKAEEEINEDDHEEEEEEEDDEDQQEREIVKVQAVPETQKMDDFKFGLSEFSSSNSGIMQSDDFGRIVQQEQVETASPFQTESHHNDEDGEDFTLKKVEMEQPFMGPPGVKSFSDEEEEEEEEEEEEQEKEDMDTGPEHIDKDHMDFGHEQAGDHHMDVQLKSEEEEEHEDEDVEMVSEGQMESGSKIAGDEDDYDEGYLDNLNCTAPAPSIPMTAAWGPSNPFVDTWAQPTSINITSSPLDIKAADPETPTKSPAEAWLEKPLGHLTEPHLVVREETESSVPVDGTNLCAPAIGMSQSSTLSGTALAAHSSSETSTPEELRDYDSSSGVESRSDKQQTPVPTAQPDQEQDLGIHLERGDGEEEEAETLPADEVLGDAPTAPASVPSSPTTSGDEASDTEGEMQINDPDAPADDTAALDSPTASRNLPALEEDEEATDMQAGEEDGGTPQSANSVASYGFDCSVSNSNAHSTAESCGKSPGIFSLENEDQLPEEAKDPSLIKELTLPAAAAQAEDLLGCPVDLLPLGQQGESHANPEDQYLLCGKTGASALEESDPESPMHLSPQHGDSTDGQPPYYSTICDNTDSFLAGNV, encoded by the exons ATGAAACCAGACGGGGTTGACTCAGGAGCGACGGAGCCAATGGTAGCACTAGATGCAGATCCCGTGATCCAGGGGGAGCCGCTGGGGGAAGGCCAGGATCAAGCTCCGCCCGCTTCACAAACGGAAGAGATGGAACAAGGGGAGCCGCAGACAACCGAGACGCCCGCGGCCGCCACCAAGCCCAGCAAGGATAAGACTGCAGACCCAAAAGCAAAGACAAAGGGTGCCACCAAAACAAAGACATCCACCACTGGCGCTCGTCCCAGCACCACTCAGAGCCGCATAACGAATGGAGTACAGAAGCCGCCACAAGCCAACGGCGTTGCCAAGAAGACCACCACTAGCGCAGCTGCCGAGAAGAAGACAACCAGTGCAGCTTCTAAAAAGCCTGTAGCTGCCGTTGGGGCAGTGAACACCAAGACCACCAGCAAGACTGCAGAAAAGAAGCCCATTGGGTCACCAAAGACCACCGGCACGACGCAGCCGGCCAAGAAGACATCTGTCAATGGCGAAAAAGCCAAACCAAAACCTACAG CGTCTGCTCCCAGACCTGCCTCTGCCAATACCACCAAGCCCAACACGACTTCCTCTCCCAAAACCGACAAGCCACCTGTCTCCAAGACAACCAG GCCTGCCACAGGCACCACAGCTTCTCGCCCAGCTTCTGCTGCACCGAAGTCAGCTGCCCCTGCCACATCCAAGACACCAACAACTGCATCAAAGACCACTCCATCTGCAGCCAAAACAACCACCTCCACTGCTAAACCATCACCTGCTAAAACTCCCTCTGCTGCTCGAGCTCCAACCACATCCACAAAAAGCCCTACACCCAACAAGAAAG ATGCAAGCAAGCCAGCCACCCCTGCAGCCAAGAAGTCAACTGCCTCCCCTCTCACTCGCCCTGCTTCGACTAAGACCAACAAGCCTGACACACAGAAGGCAGCCACAACAGCCAAACAAGAGTCTGTCTCCAGGAAACCTTCTACCCCCAGCAAGCCAGCAGTGGAATCCAAGACGAGTAAGCCTAAGGAGAGTAAACCAACTCAATCAAAGGAAATCAGTGCTGCCATGAAAACATCTAGCACTAAGAACAGCACAGCCAAGGCAGCCAGCCCTAAGAAAGTAGTGGGGAGCAGCACTCCCATGCCGGTTAAACGTGGCCCCAAACCTGCACATAAAGAGAAAGAGGCCGAAGCTCCTGCTGTTGAGACTGCTGCTGCAGTTGAAGCCAtggctgttgctgctgctgccacagCTGCTGGGACCTTTATTGCAGTGACAGACAATGAATCTGAAGTCCAGTCTGAACTCCTGCCTGAATCCAAGCCTGAAGTTGCACCTGTAGTCAAGCTCGAAGTTTCACCTGAAACCAAACTCGAAGTTGCACCTGAACCCAAGCTCGAAGATGCACCTGAACCCAAGCTTGAAGCCACACCTGAACCCAAGCTCGAAGATGCACCTCAACCCGTTTCACCACTCCCATTGGAAACCGAGTCTCAGCTCTCAACTGAAATCAAGTCTGAACATCTGCCTGAAACTATGTCTGAACTCCTACCTGAAACAAAGTCTGAACTTGAACCTGAGCCCAAATCAGACCTCCTGTTGGAAACTGAGTCTGAATTTTCACCTGAAACTATGTCTGAACTCCTGCTTGAAACCAagcctgcacttgcatctgaaCCCAGATCAGAAATCCTGTTGGAAAGTGAGTCTGAATTTACACCTGAAACTATGTCTGAACTTCTGCTTGAACCCAAGCCTTCACTTGCACCTGAACCCAGATCAGACATCCTGTTGGAAAGTGAGTCTGAATTTACACCTGAAACAATGTCTGAACTCCTGCTTGAAACCAAGCCTGTAGTTGTACCTGAACCCAAACTCCTTTTAGAAAGTGAACTTGAATACACATCTGAACACCTGCTTGAAACCATGTATGAATTTGCACCTGAACCCCAATCAGAACTTCCACTGGAAACTGAGTCTGAATTTACATCTGAAACTAAGTCTGAATTACTGCTTGAAACCGAGTCTGAATTTCCCTCTGGCCCTGAACACAAGTCAGAACCCTTGTTGGAAACTGAGTTTGAATTTGCCCCTGAACCCAAGTCTGAACTCCTGTTGGAAAAAGAGTCTGAAATTGCCCCTGAGCCCAAGTCTGAACCCCTGTTGGAAACAGAGTCTGAAACTGCCCCTGAACCTGAATCTGAACCCCTGTTGGAAACAGAGTCTGAAATTGCCCCTGAACCTGAGTCCCAACTCCTGTTTGAAACTAAGCCTGAAACTCTGCCTGAAACGATCCCAGAACCCACAGTTGAATCTTTGATTGCTGCTGCAGTTGAAGACATTGCAGGAGACACTCAGGACATTCGATCAGATACAGAAGAAGAAACACCTGAAGAGGTGGTGCCACAGCTGGCAGCTCAGCTGAATCTTGAGCACCCAAGTGCTCCTTCTACTCTTGGAACAACAGTAATGTCACCACCATCCTCCCCCACTGGAGAGTCTCCCACGCATGTGGAACCCCAGATCTCTGCTGCACTACAAGATATGTATGCTGCCAGTAATCCCTGGGCACAGAATCAGCCCATGTTCTCAAGTGATATTACCACAGAGAATCTGGAGCAAGAAGAGATCAGGGTTCAAGAGGATCTCCTGACCACCATGGAGTCTGCAGAAGAGGAGGCAGTGGATGTAGGGAAACCTTTCAATCTGAGAGTGGAGCCTGACCTGTTGAGTAGTTCCCATGTGGAGCATTTCAGCAGTGTGTCACCTACTTCTCCTAGTATGGAGAAGGAGGAGGCAGTGGAAAAAGCAGAGGAAGAAATCAATGAGGATGAccatgaggaggaggaggaagaagaagatgatgaggaTCAGCAAGAGAGGGAGATTGTAAAGGTTCAAGCAGTGCCTGAAACACAGAAAATGGACGATTTTAAGTTTGGATTATCAGAATTTAGCAGTTCCAATAGTGGCATAATGCAGTCTGATGATTTTGGCAGGATCGTCCAACAGGAGCAAGTAGAAACAGCCTCACCCTTCCAAACGGAGAGTCATCACAATGATGAAGATGGAGAGGACTTCACTTTGAAAAAAGTGGAAATGGAACAGCCATTTATGGGCCCACCAGGGGTCAAATCTTTTtcagatgaagaggaagaggaagaagaagaggaggaagaggagcaggaaAAGGAGGACATGGACACTGGTCCAGAGCATATTGACAAGGACCACATGGACTTTGGCCATGAGCAAGCTGGTGATCACCACATGGATGTTCAGCTCAAAtctgaagaagaggaggagcacGAAGATGAAGATGTTGAGATGGTTAGTGAAGGCCAGATGGAGAGTGGAAGCAAGATTGCTGGAGATGAGGATGACTACGATGAAGGCTATCTAGACAACTTGAACTGCACTGCTCCAGCTCCCTCAATACCCATGACTGCAGCCTGGGGCCCATCCAACCCCTTTGTAGACACTTGGGCTCAGCCAACCTCCATCAACATAACATCCAGTCCCTTAGACATCAAGGCAGCTGATCCTGAGACGCCCACAAAGTCCCCTGCTGAAGCCTGGCTTGAGAAGCCTCTAGGTCATTTGACTGAACCACACCTTGTGGTCCGTGAAGAGACCGAGAGCTCAGTCCCAGTGGATGGCACTAACCTGTGTGCACCTGCAATTGGTATGTCCCAGTCAAGCACCCTTAGTGGAACAGCCCTGGCAGCCCACAGCAGCAGTGAGACCAGCACACCTGAAGAGCTGCGAGACTACGACAGCAGTTCAGGTGTGGAGTCACGCTCGGACAAGCAACAGACGCCTGTCCCCACAGCCCAGCCTGACCAGGAACAGGACCTCGGGATTCACCTGGAGCGAGGGGATggggaggaagaggaagcagaGACACTTCCAGCAGATGAGGTCCTGGGTGATGCTCCAACTGCACCAGCATCTGTTCCATCATCCCCTACTACGTCTGGGGATGAGGCAAGTGATACTGAAGGAGAGATGCAAATCAATGACCCTGATGCTCCAGCTGATGACACTGCAGCCTTAGACAGTCCTACTGCCTCCCGAAACCTCCCTGCCTTGGAGGAAGATGAGGAGGCCACCGACATGCAAGCTGGAGAGGAAGATGGTGGGACCCCGCAGTCCGCCAACTCTGTAGCCTCCTATGGCTTTGACTGCTCAGTATCCAACTCCAATGCTCATTCTACTGCGGAGAGCTGTGGTAAGAGCCCTGGGATTTTTTCCCTGGAGAACGAAGACCAGCTTCCGGAAGAGGCTAAGGATCCCTCACTCATTAAGGAGCTGACCTTGCCTGCTGCAGCCGCTCAAGCCGAGGATCTACTGGGTTGTCCTGTCGACCTGCTTCCCCTCGGCCAGCAAGGGGAGTCACACGCCAATCCTGAAGACCAGTACCTGCTTTGTGGGAAAACAGGAGCCAGCGCTCTTGAGGAGTCCGACCCTGAATCTCCCATGCACCTGTCTCCCCAGCACGGGGACAGCACCGATGGCCAGCCACCTTACTACTCTACCATATGTGATAACACTGATAGCTTTCTGGCAGGTAACGTATAA